aaaaaaaaagtaactcACCCATTGTGGATGCTTTTATTGTAAGACCCAAAAGAGTCCTTTAGGGAATTGGTAGAAAGGTTCCAAAATATAGCTATCCAGATCCGCAATCTTAACATCGATGCTGCCGTGTATGCCATGGAAGTAACTTAGGATCAAAGCCTTAATACAAAGAGCTAAAGATTCTTTAGAATGGGACAGTCAGAGGCTCAATGAGAGCGACGGCAATTAACTGAAGAAAGGGTATTACTATAATTTGAAGATTCGGCTTTAGGACGGCAACGCAATTGATTTCATCGAgtttagaaaaataataaataataaataaaaagggtATCCATTTAGTTTCTATTTCAGCCACAATCGAGAATTCCTTTTTGTCCTTACATTAATCTTCTTCAATTcaacatataaatatttttaactatccttcttcttcatcacATTCATCCCCTAATCATGGCCACAATCTTATCTTTTCTTCAAAATCTCAGCACTATTTCCCCTTCAATCTTCATTTTAATTTTCTGTTCCATTTTTGCAATCCTCTGCTACACATATACCAGTTCCAGGAAAGCCGCCTCCCGGCTGCCGCCAGGCCCACCGGGCCTACCGTTGATCGGAAACCTCGCGTCTCTTGATCCAGAGCTACACTCCTACTTCGCCGCCCTCTCCCGTAAGTACGGCCCGATCTTGAAACTCCGACTCGGATTCAAGCTTGGCATCATCATAACCTCTCCATCTCTGGCCCGAGAAGTTCTCAAAGATCACGACATCACTTTCGCTAACCGCGATGTACCTGATGTCGCTCGCTCTGCCGCCTACGGCGGAAACGACATCGTTTGGACTCCGTATGGACCGCAGTGGAGACTTCTAAGGAAAGTGTGCGTTCTCAAGATGCTGAGCAATACTACCTTGGACTCCGTTTACTCACTTCGCCGGCACGAGGTACGACGGACTGTGAGTTATATGTTCAGTCAGGCCGGGTCGCCGGTGGACTTCGGTGAGCAGATATTTTTGTcaattttaaatgttataaCTAATATGCTGTGGGGGGGAACAGTGCAAGGAGAAGAAAGGGCTAATCTAGGAAAGGAATTCAGGAGAGTTGTTGCAGGGATGACTGAGATTTTGGGTAGTCCGAATGTTTCGGACTTTTTTCcgggtttggttcggtttgatTTGCAAGGGCTGCAAAAGAAGATGGATAGCTTGGCTAAACAATTTGATGCGATATTTGAGAGAATGATTGAGAAAAGGTTGAAGATGGATTCAGCAGGGGGAAATGgtgaagaaaataaagatttttTGCGGTTTTTGTTGAAAATTACAGAGGAAGAAGATGCTAAGACTCCTTTTACTATGACTCACCTCAAAGCCTTGCTCATGGTATTCCTTctatttcttcctttttttctgcatatatatatatatatatatatttttttttttttttacatttttcaatATTTGTTCGATCACGTTGTGAtggaataaataatttaataattaaacagaTATTATTTGAGTGAACATTTGAGTGAATATTTGAGTAaaggtactttgtcaaaaataaagtaaccatagaaggtaTTTTATTAGTATATTAGTTATATGATGtcttctatgtttattttgttttctacatagtaagctttactttgttttttctaccattagataagcttactttgtcaaagttcatcaccatccaatggtcgaaaaaacaaaaacttattttgtcaaaaacaaagtaagcatagctcTAACCTCaatgattactttgttttttataaagttttactttattttttctaccattagatgagtttactttgtcaaagttcatcattattcaatggtggaaaaaacaaagtaagactgacttggtcaaaaacaaagtaagtatagCTTAACCCACTAATGgaataatatatatagaaaagaaacgCATATTTAATTCTTTATCAACTtaacttttagttttttttgaaagaatttaattttttttgaaccaaaaagaatttaatttttagttattaagtttctgattttttaaattaatacattatgtattgattaattaatttttaatacatTAAGCTATTGTTTTAACTTTTATATTGTGatttaaactttatttttttcgcACGAATGCTTATGTTTTAACAAATAGTTTAGAAGGTATATgagaaattattagaagcatttggttttttatttcaaatagatgacattttatatatattttgacaccTGTAACATGGATCCCATATATATTGTAAGGTgtcccactattttaattattaagcgGGGATCACAATACATATCTCTAAATGTAAATTGAGGTCATTCAAGTGACATGAAATATTgcatgcttaatataagaactcctaAAATAGGTCTAATACACTCCTAGTCCTTTTTTTGGATAGAAAATACTTATAAATTACATTACATGAACAAGTTCAAGTACAAATCAATAATATCaaggaataaagaaaaagcTTATCtcttatactttgaaaatattttattctctATTTTAAAATCCACGTGGCAGAATAAATGAAAATTTTGTACAAGTTGAAATGCATACGTTTTAAACAAATTGACATATCAATATATTTTAGGGGGTCAATTAATCCCTTCAAAGAGTCAGTAaaccactttaaacaatttCAAAAGGATAAATTAGATTTTGTTAAAGTATATGAATTTAATTCGCTTTTTTAGACAAGTAAATAGGACTGGAGATGTATTAAGCTCCTAAAATAAATTTAACACCTCAACTCCTAAACTAGCATTATCATAACTTTTAAAGTAAAACAAttcatttaatttaaaatttaaatggtTTATTTCAAGGGAACAGAGATGCTAGTGGTTTTACTCTCTTCAAACGGAGTTCAAATCACACACATAATTGAATGGTCTAATAAGAGCCTCATGTATTAAAAATAGTTGATCAAATGCTCAGTGATATTCCATGTTTTGCAGGATATGATCGTAGGTGGAACAGACACATCTTCAAATGCAATTGAATTTGCCATGGCAGAAATAATAAACAAGCCAGAAGTTATGAGTAAAGCTCAACAAGAACTGGATTCAGTAATAGGCAAAAACAACATTGTAGAAGAAAATCACATACACCAATTACCTTATCTATATGCCATAATGAAAGAAACATTGCGATTACATCCAACACTCCCTCTGTTAGTTCCTCATTGCCCAAGCGAAACTTGCACCGTAGGAGGCTACACCATTCCAAAGGGTGCTCGAGTTTTCGTTAATGTTTGGGCAATTCATAGAGATCCTTCAATTTGGGAAAATCCATTGGAGTTTAAACCTGAGAGGTTTTTAGACAGTAAATGGGATTACAGTGGGAATGATTTTAGTTATTTCCCATTCGGGTCCGGGAGGAGAATTTGTGCAGGTATTGCTATGGCTGAAAGGATGTATTTGTATTCGCTCGCTACACTTTTGCATTCTTTTGATTGGAATTCGCCGCAAGGGAAAAATGTGGATCTTACTGAGAAGTTTGGGATTGTTATGAAGTTGAAAAATCCTCTCATTGCTATTCCTACACCAAGATTATCTGATCCAACATTATATCACTAGAACTTCTATATTCTATTGATTACTAATTTGTATTTATAATGCGTCATATTTGTCCAAATATTATGAACTGTTTCTATGATTTATCCAACCATGTTATGATAAAATTTCTTGTTAGTATTATTTACTTCACTTTGTAATGAATCAGTTAAAACTAGACCAACCGATAAGATTGATCTGGTCTCGGTTAATCAGGTTGGTTCATatctttttaaataaaaaactttaaATTGAACCAAGAACATTTAAGTTTCCCTTCATGTGCTTATCATTATGTTAACTTCTAAGTTTTGATCTATCTCATTCCTTAGAAAAACATTACTTTTAAAGCATAAAATTTAagtctaattaaattatttttttgtgcTTCATCGATTTGAAAATTAATgctaattgaattttttttgttacaaaacaaGGTTTATGTTTTTCACCATAATCAAAGTGAAGAATTCGGGCTCATTTGTTAGTGCAAATAACATGGTAGGAATTTGCAACATAATTTATAGATGAGATGTCAATGGGATTCATATTCTCTTAAAATTAAGAAATGATTCCCTATCTATACTAAAATCAGCGATTGGTACTagtttgacaaaatcatttaaacgATAGACTTTTTATTCCATTAAAATCGTTTAATCTGTTTTATCATTTAAATCCCTCTACTAACTTAATCATGTGTGTCATCTTTAttctttattcatatcatttctTTAAACATCActatatatttttcattcacTTTCTACGTGATTTCATTCAGTTTTGTCTTCAACCTCATGCTTGTTGCTATATTTATAGTGAAGATatgaaaagaaattaaattaattaggtttGTCGCACCCATGCCCAAGCAAGGCGTGAGGTGCACCCAGACGACTCTCTGCTATTTTTCTAAATGTGTCGCAGAACAACCTCTCTAAAGAGGCTAGTACGTAGGAACTCGAGTTGCCACCAATTTGATGTGAACCCACGAGGAACAGTGCTTCGAAAACCCGACAACTACATTTGatccctaggaaagctaacaAATCAGGGTTTGACATAAAAGAACTCTTACAAACTAAGTTGTAAAGACCCAATCCCAGTCTCCaacaattaaggatttaatcccgaactgttcaaagtagtgcctaaagaacacaagagaaaccaCTCACAAACACTTAATTAATCTTTTTattaaggcctaatacacaaataaccccctgaacttgtccaaatgttgcaactgccccctccaactttcaattgtaataatttaccccttaaacttgtccaattgtaaaacataaccttaaattgggaatttttttacctcgtacttgaagcaaccgtaaaaacgtttctCCGGATTcatatcacgccaaagatctgactATCACaatccacgagcgttgcagcttttgtatttcacgtgtttcttcaattgcagtccatgtcagcaatttgaggttatgttttacaattggacaagtttgaggggttatgttttacaattggacaagtttgtggggtaagttgttacaattgaaagttcgaGGGGGAAGTtacaacatttggacaagttcaaggggttatttatgtattaggatttttattaaaatgaaaCTTGTGTCTTACATATGAAAAAGCTCATCCTTtaaacagataaaaaaaatacaaataatgaTTTGAATTGCCCTTGAAATATCTTGATAACAACAATAATACAAGGACATTTAAGTACTTGATTTAGTTAATCATTAAGACAAAGAAAATCAATACACACAATTTGACAATAATGCAAATGAGAAAGCAAGATTCGATTCTCATGGAATTGATTAGGTCCACATGGATTTTGAAAGTTGTCATTTTGAccattgaaaaaaattaaatcaattcatattaaattgattttattttccccGTAAATCCAAATGGTTAAAATTCATATGGTGATTTTTGAATCAATTTCACCGCTTGTTTCGTTTAGTCCGTGTTTGGTTTCTTTGATGTGTCCGCTTTCCGAGTAACCCGAGAGGTACGAAAAATTTAGAGCTTCCTGAATTTCATTTGTATCATTTTGCTCCGACATATCTAACATTTGCACCGCATATATTTGAAGCTCCTTTTCGAACTTCTTTGTGCGTGCTCGAGTAACAGGTCCATCCGGTAAATGTATTCGCTCCATGTGAGAATCCAGATTTTTAATTCGGGTTATATCATCCCCCCCTCCTCAGGAGGATTCGACCTCGAATCAGAATCTGCATCATAAACAGATAAATCAGAAACATTAAAAGTAGCAGATACATTATACTCACCAGGTAAATCAATTTTGTAAGCATTGTCATTAACACGCTCCAAAACTCGAAAAGGACCATTACCTCAGGGTTGAAGCTTATTTTTATGAAGTCCTGGAAATCTCTCTTTTCGAAAATATACCCACACCAAATCACCAGGTGCAAATACAACTCGTTTATGATGTTGGTTTACTTTAGAAGCAACCcgtctatttttttctttaatgtgCTTGCGAACCTTTTCATGAATGGATTGCACCAATTCTACCTTTTCAGCGCCATCTGTACTAGACCTGGCATCCACAGGTAAAGGTAGTAAATCCATAGGAGTAAGAGAGTTAAGACCATAAACAACTTCAAATGGCGAAAACAAAGTAGAGAGTGAATACTGTGATTATATGCAAATTCTACCATAGGTAAACACTCTTCCCAATTCTTAAGATTTTTCCTAACCACAGTATGAACCTAACCAAGAATTTGATTAATGACCTCGGTTTGTCCATCCGTTTGAGGATGACAAGCAGTAAAATATAAAAGCTTAGTACCTCGGTTTGTCCATCTTGAAACTCTGGGAATGTTGCTTCAGTTTCATCAGTAACCTCCACAGGACATTCTCCCTGTCCTGTAGCTCCATACACATCTGCATCCACAGATGCATCAGTATTCTCCTTCACGTTCTTTCTAGGTGCCATCTCAGCAGGGTCCCACTGGGTGTGCCAAAATTGTTTGGTGCCTTTCTTGTGTGGATTGGATCGGATTGTGAGCGTGCCAGTAGCTTTGTCAAAAAACTACAAAAGAGCTAAGAGCTAAAATCTAACTTCTAATCAAACGAAAGtgtaaaaagcttaaaggacatAAAAGTGCTTAAAGTTCGTAGTGGAATCTAGAAGACTGATTATGACTACACTGAGATGTTGCAAAAGAGAGAATTCAAAGGGAGAAACACTGCTTGCATTGTATTCGAATGGCTTTGTTGATAAAAAACTGATATATCAGAGCTAGAGCTTACAAGTTGAAAGTTAAATTTGAATGAACAAACTAAGGATGCAGAATAGCTAGAGTTCGGAATGTGTGAAATGTTTGAATTCCATTAGGATTTTGTTTGATTTGATTTCATTTTGTTGAATTGGTTTGAGTTGGATGCCTtttcttgctttttcttttctttaaatatGGTGGCTTGTCTGATAACCGCCGTGCCCACGTTCCTGTTCCACTAACTCACGTTACTCCAGTTAGTTCCTTTTGTGTGACGAGCTCTATCTCCGTGCGAACTGCCCACGAACTTCACCTACCCGCGAACTCCACCTGCCCACGTTTTTGCTCCACCTTCTTTATGCTTTCGAGTTCTATTAGCTTTGGTTCGTGGGGCGTGCTGCTGCTCACCTAAACTCTGCTTCCTTTATCGTTTTTGGTCAGCCTGCTTTGTTTCTTGTGGATGGTTCCGATTGAGAAGTGTTCTTCGGCTCTTTCTCTGTTTGGCACTTTTTCTA
The DNA window shown above is from Euphorbia lathyris chromosome 1, ddEupLath1.1, whole genome shotgun sequence and carries:
- the LOC136210591 gene encoding flavonoid 3'-monooxygenase CYP75B137-like, which encodes MATILSFLQNLSTISPSIFILIFCSIFAILCYTYTSSRKAASRLPPGPPGLPLIGNLASLDPELHSYFAALSRKYGPILKLRLGFKLGIIITSPSLAREVLKDHDITFANRDVPDVARSAAYGGNDIVWTPYGPQWRLLRKVCVLKMLSNTTLDSVYSLRRHEVRRTVSYMFSQAGSPVDFGEQIFLSILNVITNMLWGGTVQGEERANLGKEFRRVVAGMTEILGSPNVSDFFPGLVRFDLQGLQKKMDSLAKQFDAIFERMIEKRLKMDSAGGNGEENKDFLRFLLKITEEEDAKTPFTMTHLKALLMDMIVGGTDTSSNAIEFAMAEIINKPEVMSKAQQELDSVIGKNNIVEENHIHQLPYLYAIMKETLRLHPTLPLLVPHCPSETCTVGGYTIPKGARVFVNVWAIHRDPSIWENPLEFKPERFLDSKWDYSGNDFSYFPFGSGRRICAGIAMAERMYLYSLATLLHSFDWNSPQGKNVDLTEKFGIVMKLKNPLIAIPTPRLSDPTLYH